One Candidatus Eremiobacterota bacterium genomic window carries:
- a CDS encoding radical SAM protein: MEVKPPVKCILEITMKCNMRCLHCASSAATGRPAEMGTEKMLSIIDECRDIGMKEITFSGGEPLLRKDWPQLAARIKDYGIRSGIVSNGTFVKDQIKDIAQYFESFSISLDGLEEVHNHIRQSRNAYRDVMEAFKELEKHDVHGCAITSLSKFNFHQLEDLYRLVIDHEIPSWQVQLTFASGRMKEQAEQVLSPRDLRYLVKFLIEVRKDKIIDLHVSDNIGYYTAMEETMRGNRWKGCKAGITLVAIEADGTVKGCLCQLPEYIEGKAFVEGNINETSLKEIWYNRNSFCYNRQFDYSKVEGFCRSCKYLEQCKCGCSAFAYYVTGNRYSNPYCIYRLMATE, encoded by the coding sequence ATGGAAGTGAAGCCTCCCGTCAAGTGTATCCTCGAGATCACGATGAAGTGCAACATGCGGTGCCTTCATTGTGCCTCCTCTGCGGCAACCGGCCGGCCGGCTGAAATGGGAACGGAGAAGATGCTCTCCATTATTGATGAATGCAGAGATATAGGGATGAAAGAAATCACCTTTTCCGGCGGTGAGCCGCTTCTCAGGAAGGACTGGCCACAGCTTGCGGCCCGGATAAAGGACTATGGGATAAGAAGCGGTATTGTCTCAAACGGGACCTTTGTCAAGGATCAGATAAAGGATATCGCCCAGTATTTTGAGAGCTTTTCCATAAGCCTTGACGGGCTCGAGGAGGTCCATAACCATATACGGCAGAGCAGAAATGCGTACCGCGATGTCATGGAAGCCTTCAAAGAGCTTGAAAAGCATGACGTGCATGGATGTGCGATCACCTCGCTCTCGAAATTCAATTTTCATCAGCTGGAAGATCTCTACAGACTCGTGATAGACCATGAAATTCCCTCCTGGCAGGTGCAGCTCACCTTTGCCTCGGGGAGAATGAAGGAGCAGGCCGAGCAGGTGCTGAGCCCCCGCGATCTCCGTTATCTTGTGAAGTTTCTCATTGAGGTGAGAAAAGATAAAATTATCGATCTTCACGTCTCTGATAACATAGGATATTACACGGCCATGGAAGAGACAATGCGCGGGAATAGATGGAAAGGCTGCAAGGCCGGCATCACCCTGGTGGCGATTGAGGCCGACGGAACGGTGAAAGGATGCCTGTGCCAGCTGCCTGAATATATCGAAGGAAAGGCCTTTGTCGAAGGGAACATCAATGAGACCTCCCTGAAAGAAATCTGGTACAATAGGAACAGCTTCTGCTACAACAGGCAGTTTGATTATTCCAAGGTGGAGGGATTCTGCAGAAGCTGCAAGTATCTTGAGCAGTGCAAGTGCGGCTGCTCAGCCTTTGCCTACTATGTGACAGGGAACAGATACAGCAATCCCTACTGCATTTACCGACTCATGGCGACAGAATAG
- a CDS encoding radical SAM protein, translated as MPEIIVVEATNRCNLNCRHCNKNINDMGGTGPVDIDLRLLDHILEQTEPYKTRIVAITGGEPTLHSDWEGLIAVMERHDIDYTITSNGQNFKEAYKLIVQGASQRFRGFAFSIDGATAETNDAIRGEGSFAKVKEAFRLARMHGIPFSVQVVVGTFNINELEQIAKLADEAGALELNYTIMKPTLENAQYMLSPAQIDEVEKQIDSIREAHKRMAVTLAGTKTRYPLSVCRPQAMSMIGIDCHGHLRFCPDLSNYRGAAGADSDIVDDLNTTPLQFALKELSNKINKFCRSKIDWVMEGNLTSSEHDPCLYCVSHFNKYECMEV; from the coding sequence ATGCCCGAGATAATCGTTGTTGAGGCGACCAATAGATGCAACCTGAACTGCAGGCACTGCAATAAAAATATCAACGATATGGGGGGGACAGGCCCTGTCGATATTGACCTCCGCCTGCTGGACCATATTCTTGAGCAGACAGAGCCGTACAAGACAAGAATTGTGGCCATCACGGGCGGTGAACCGACGCTTCACAGCGACTGGGAAGGCCTGATTGCCGTGATGGAGCGGCATGATATTGATTATACCATTACCTCAAACGGACAGAATTTCAAGGAAGCTTATAAGCTCATTGTACAGGGCGCTTCGCAAAGATTCAGGGGCTTTGCATTCAGCATAGATGGCGCCACTGCTGAGACCAATGATGCGATACGGGGCGAGGGCTCCTTCGCAAAGGTAAAAGAGGCCTTCAGGCTTGCGCGGATGCATGGCATCCCTTTCAGCGTGCAGGTAGTGGTCGGCACGTTCAATATCAATGAGCTGGAGCAGATTGCGAAGCTTGCCGATGAGGCCGGTGCTCTCGAGTTGAATTACACGATAATGAAGCCGACACTGGAGAATGCGCAGTACATGCTCTCGCCGGCGCAGATAGATGAGGTTGAAAAGCAGATAGACTCGATAAGGGAAGCACATAAACGGATGGCAGTGACATTGGCGGGGACCAAAACACGCTATCCGTTATCCGTATGCCGCCCCCAGGCGATGTCGATGATAGGCATCGACTGTCACGGACATTTAAGATTCTGCCCTGATCTCTCGAATTACCGCGGGGCAGCGGGAGCAGACTCCGACATCGTTGACGATCTGAATACGACGCCGCTGCAGTTCGCGCTGAAGGAGCTTTCAAACAAGATTAACAAATTCTGTCGCAGCAAGATAGACTGGGTGATGGAGGGGAATCTCACCTCTTCCGAACATGATCCATGCCTCTACTGTGTAAGTCATTTCAATAAGTACGAGTGCATGGAAGTGTAA